In a single window of the Atlantibacter hermannii genome:
- the ydfZ gene encoding selenium carrying protein translates to MMTYDRNRNSITEGSRVMLNGTGQTGVIRAIHSEGLTAEQVRRQATVEVEGIENYVAPVDLIRLGLH, encoded by the coding sequence ATGATGACTTATGACCGTAACCGTAATTCCATCACCGAAGGTAGCCGCGTCATGCTCAACGGCACCGGCCAGACTGGCGTGATCCGCGCCATCCACAGCGAAGGCTTAACCGCTGAACAGGTGCGCCGTCAGGCAACGGTGGAAGTCGAAGGCATCGAGAATTATGTTGCGCCGGTAGATCTGATTCGTCTTGGCCTGCACTAA
- the ydfG gene encoding NADP-dependent l-serine/l-allo-threonine dehydrogenase Ydfg: MIILVTGATAGFGECITRRFIQNGHKVIATGRRQERLQELKDELGNNLYTAQLDVRNRAAIETMLAGLPPEWQEIDVLVNNAGLALGMEPAHKASVEDWENMIDTNNKGLVYMTRAVLPGMVARNRGHVINLGSTAGSWPYAGGNVYGATKAFVRQFSLNLRTDLHGTAIRVTDIEPGLVGGTEFSNVRFKGDDEKADKTYQNANPLTPEDVTEAVWWVATLPAHVNINTLEMMPVSQTYGGLSVHRGS, encoded by the coding sequence ATGATCATTCTGGTTACTGGAGCAACCGCCGGATTCGGCGAATGCATTACCCGTCGTTTTATTCAAAACGGTCATAAAGTGATTGCCACCGGGCGTCGTCAGGAGCGCCTTCAGGAGCTGAAAGACGAGCTGGGCAACAACCTGTACACCGCGCAGCTTGATGTGCGCAACCGCGCTGCCATTGAGACCATGCTTGCCGGGTTGCCGCCGGAATGGCAGGAAATTGATGTGCTGGTTAACAACGCCGGGCTGGCGCTGGGTATGGAACCCGCCCATAAAGCCAGCGTCGAAGACTGGGAAAACATGATTGATACCAACAACAAAGGCCTGGTGTATATGACCCGCGCCGTGCTGCCCGGCATGGTGGCGCGTAACCGCGGCCACGTGATTAACCTCGGTTCAACCGCAGGCAGTTGGCCTTACGCGGGCGGCAATGTGTATGGCGCCACCAAAGCGTTTGTTCGTCAGTTCAGCCTGAACTTGCGTACTGACCTTCACGGCACCGCCATTCGCGTGACTGATATTGAGCCAGGTCTGGTCGGCGGTACGGAGTTTTCCAATGTGCGTTTTAAAGGCGACGACGAGAAAGCTGATAAAACGTATCAGAATGCCAATCCGTTAACACCGGAAGATGTGACCGAAGCCGTATGGTGGGTCGCCACCCTTCCCGCCCACGTCAATATCAACACCCTGGAAATGATGCCGGTCAGCCAGACCTATGGCGGACTGAGCGTTCATCGCGGATCGTAA
- the ydfH gene encoding GntR family transcriptional regulator produces MAVETLLNPTQPVNQQIYRILRSDIVHCLIPPGTPLSEKEVSVRFDVSRQPVREAFIKLAENGLIQIRPQRGSYVNKISLAQVRNGCFVRQAIECAVVRRAAGMITPEQLYLLEQNLNQQRTAIERKQINDFFMLDDAFHETLAHIAQCQLAWDTIENIKATIDRVRYMSLDHVSPPDMLLEQHMTIFTALEQHDADAVDLAMTRHLQEISESVQLIKQENSDWFSDDS; encoded by the coding sequence ATGGCCGTTGAAACCCTGTTAAATCCTACCCAGCCCGTTAATCAGCAAATTTATCGCATTCTGCGCAGTGATATTGTTCATTGCCTGATCCCGCCGGGCACGCCGCTCTCGGAAAAAGAGGTGTCGGTACGGTTTGACGTCTCCCGCCAGCCGGTGCGCGAAGCGTTTATCAAACTCGCAGAAAACGGCTTGATCCAGATTCGCCCGCAACGCGGCAGCTACGTCAATAAAATTTCCCTGGCCCAGGTGCGTAACGGCTGTTTCGTGCGCCAGGCCATCGAGTGCGCCGTGGTGCGCCGCGCCGCCGGTATGATCACCCCTGAGCAGCTTTATCTGCTGGAACAAAATCTCAATCAACAGCGCACGGCGATTGAGCGTAAGCAGATTAACGACTTCTTTATGCTGGATGACGCGTTTCATGAAACGCTGGCGCATATTGCCCAGTGTCAGCTGGCCTGGGATACCATTGAAAATATCAAAGCCACCATCGATCGGGTGCGCTACATGAGTCTCGATCACGTTTCGCCCCCCGATATGTTGCTGGAGCAGCATATGACAATTTTTACCGCGCTGGAGCAGCATGACGCCGACGCGGTTGACCTTGCCATGACCCGTCATCTTCAGGAAATCAGTGAATCCGTACAGTTGATTAAACAGGAAAACAGCGACTGGTTTAGCGACGACAGTTGA
- the ddg gene encoding lipid A biosynthesis palmitoleoyl acyltransferase — protein sequence MMGFRAGKLSRPFLKRREAIARKNIALCFPHLTADDIERLVAENFKSLGMALLETGMAWFWSDRRVRKYFDVEGLHNLHLAAAQKRGVMVVGVHFMSLELGGRIMGLCQPMMATYRPHNNPMMEWAQTKGRMRSNKAMIDRRNLKGMVSALKKGESVWFAPDQDYGIKGSCFAPFFAVKDVATTNGTFVLSRLSRSALLTVTMVRRADNSGYRLFISPEINNYPTNEADAAAFTNRIIEQEILRAPEQYLWVHRRFKTRPAGEDSLYLHS from the coding sequence ATGATGGGTTTTCGCGCTGGTAAACTTTCGCGCCCCTTTTTAAAACGACGTGAAGCCATTGCGCGGAAAAACATCGCGTTATGCTTTCCCCACCTGACGGCTGACGATATCGAACGTCTGGTTGCAGAGAATTTCAAATCGCTGGGTATGGCGCTGCTCGAAACGGGCATGGCGTGGTTTTGGTCCGACCGGCGTGTACGCAAATATTTTGATGTTGAAGGGTTGCACAACCTCCACCTTGCTGCTGCTCAAAAGCGCGGCGTGATGGTGGTGGGCGTCCACTTTATGTCACTGGAGCTCGGCGGGCGGATCATGGGCTTGTGCCAGCCGATGATGGCAACCTATCGTCCCCACAACAATCCGATGATGGAATGGGCGCAAACAAAAGGGCGCATGCGTTCAAACAAAGCGATGATCGATCGCCGGAATCTGAAAGGCATGGTCAGCGCGTTGAAAAAAGGCGAGTCCGTATGGTTTGCCCCGGATCAGGATTACGGTATTAAGGGCAGTTGCTTTGCGCCGTTTTTTGCCGTCAAAGATGTGGCGACCACAAACGGTACTTTTGTTCTTTCCCGGCTTTCACGTTCGGCATTGCTTACCGTTACCATGGTAAGACGTGCGGATAATAGCGGGTACCGTCTGTTTATTTCACCGGAAATAAATAATTACCCAACTAACGAAGCTGATGCGGCCGCTTTTACGAACCGAATAATTGAACAGGAAATCCTGCGCGCGCCGGAACAATATTTATGGGTGCACCGTCGTTTTAAAACCCGTCCCGCCGGAGAGGACTCTTTATACCTTCATTCGTAA
- the dcp gene encoding peptidyl-dipeptidase Dcp, with the protein MQQSNPFFSVSLKPYQAPPFDEIRDEHYRPAFDEAVRIKRQEIADIAACQEAPSFDNTYLALELSGQMLNRVTSVFFAMTSAHTNDYLQELDEAFSAELAALADEIYLNPVLFSRLDTVWQQRHAMAPDAEALRLIEVVWQNFMLAGATLSPEQKTELKAINQSLARLVSQFNQHLLAADKTGGLEIDDVSQLAGLSEADIQAAAQAAADKGLDGRWWLALLNTTQQPALQSLENRAVREALFKAGWHRTEKGDANDTRAIVTRLAMLRAEKAALLGFDDYASWSIASQMAKTPDAALGFMRAIVPAATARARQELADIQTCIDKQQGGFSARAWDWAFYAEQVRREKYALDENQLRAYFALDRVLEDGVFWAASQLFGLKFVPRHDIAVYHPDVRVWEIFDRNGEGLALFYGDFFARDSKGGGAWMGNFVEQSTLLGNRPVIYNVCNYLKPAPGQPALLSWDDVITLFHEFGHTLHGLFANQRFATLSGTNTPRDFVEFPSQINEHWASHPEVFARYARHYQHGEPMPEALRDSLFRAAQFNKGYDMTELLAAALLDMNWHTRKQGEPLDSVAEFERQALTREKVWMETVPPRYRSSYFAHIFGGGYAAGYYAYLWTQMLADDGYQWFVGQGGLTPENGQRFREAILSRGNSSDLEALYRDWRGHDPQIEPMLKHRGLA; encoded by the coding sequence ATGCAACAATCAAACCCCTTTTTTAGCGTCAGCCTGAAGCCTTATCAGGCCCCGCCTTTTGATGAAATTCGCGATGAGCATTACCGCCCGGCCTTTGATGAAGCGGTTCGCATTAAGCGCCAGGAAATTGCCGACATCGCCGCCTGTCAGGAAGCGCCCAGTTTTGATAACACCTATCTGGCGCTGGAGCTGAGCGGCCAAATGCTTAACCGCGTCACCAGCGTCTTTTTCGCGATGACCTCGGCGCATACCAATGACTATCTCCAGGAGCTGGATGAAGCGTTCTCGGCGGAACTGGCAGCACTGGCAGATGAAATTTATTTAAACCCGGTGCTGTTCAGCCGTCTCGATACTGTCTGGCAACAACGCCACGCCATGGCGCCGGACGCGGAAGCGTTGCGCCTGATTGAAGTGGTCTGGCAAAACTTTATGCTGGCCGGGGCCACATTATCCCCGGAGCAGAAAACCGAACTGAAGGCGATTAACCAGTCGCTGGCGCGCCTGGTCAGCCAGTTTAATCAGCACTTGCTGGCCGCAGATAAAACCGGTGGTCTGGAGATTGACGACGTCAGCCAGCTGGCGGGACTGTCGGAGGCGGATATTCAGGCCGCCGCCCAGGCAGCGGCAGATAAGGGGCTCGACGGCCGCTGGTGGCTGGCGCTGCTCAACACCACCCAGCAACCGGCGCTCCAGTCGCTGGAAAACCGCGCGGTGCGTGAAGCCCTCTTCAAAGCAGGCTGGCACCGTACGGAGAAGGGCGATGCCAACGACACACGGGCAATTGTGACCCGGCTGGCGATGCTGCGTGCGGAGAAAGCGGCCTTATTAGGATTTGACGATTACGCCTCCTGGAGCATTGCCAGCCAGATGGCGAAAACCCCGGATGCGGCGCTGGGATTTATGCGTGCCATCGTCCCGGCGGCCACGGCGCGAGCGCGTCAGGAACTGGCGGATATTCAGACCTGCATCGACAAGCAGCAGGGCGGATTCAGCGCCCGCGCCTGGGACTGGGCTTTTTATGCCGAACAGGTCCGGCGTGAGAAGTACGCTTTGGATGAAAACCAACTGCGGGCCTATTTTGCACTCGATCGGGTGCTGGAAGACGGCGTGTTCTGGGCTGCCAGCCAGCTGTTCGGTCTTAAGTTTGTGCCGCGTCATGATATTGCGGTGTATCACCCTGACGTGCGGGTTTGGGAAATTTTTGACCGCAATGGCGAGGGGCTGGCGCTGTTCTATGGCGATTTCTTTGCCCGCGACAGCAAAGGCGGCGGCGCATGGATGGGCAATTTTGTTGAGCAGTCCACGCTGCTCGGCAACAGGCCGGTGATTTACAACGTATGCAACTACCTGAAACCTGCGCCGGGACAACCTGCATTGCTCTCATGGGATGATGTCATTACGTTGTTCCATGAGTTTGGCCATACGCTGCATGGGCTGTTTGCCAACCAGCGTTTTGCCACGCTGTCCGGCACCAATACGCCCCGTGACTTCGTGGAGTTCCCGTCCCAGATTAATGAGCACTGGGCGAGCCACCCCGAAGTATTTGCCCGCTATGCGCGCCACTATCAACACGGCGAACCGATGCCAGAGGCGCTGCGTGACAGCCTGTTCCGGGCGGCGCAGTTCAATAAAGGCTACGACATGACCGAACTGCTGGCGGCGGCGTTGCTGGATATGAACTGGCACACCCGCAAACAGGGCGAACCGCTGGACAGCGTGGCGGAATTTGAGCGCCAGGCGCTGACGCGGGAAAAGGTCTGGATGGAGACAGTGCCGCCCCGTTATCGCAGCAGTTATTTCGCCCATATCTTCGGTGGTGGTTACGCGGCGGGTTATTACGCCTACCTGTGGACCCAAATGTTAGCGGATGATGGCTATCAGTGGTTTGTCGGGCAGGGCGGACTCACGCCGGAGAATGGCCAGCGCTTTCGGGAGGCGATTTTGTCACGCGGCAACAGTAGCGATTTAGAAGCGCTGTATCGCGACTGGCGCGGCCACGATCCGCAAATCGAACCGATGTTGAAGCATCGCGGTCTGGCGTAA
- the ydgC gene encoding inner membrane protein associated with alginate biosynthesis gives MGLLLKATLGALIVVLIALLSRTKNYYIAGLIPLFPTFALIAHYIVATERGVEALRTTIIFGMWSIIPYFIYLASLWFFTGMMRVPFALIAAVGCWSISAWLLILCWTRLH, from the coding sequence ATGGGATTATTGTTAAAAGCCACACTGGGCGCGCTGATCGTTGTGTTAATCGCGTTACTATCACGCACTAAAAATTATTATATCGCCGGGTTGATCCCTTTATTTCCGACCTTCGCACTCATTGCGCATTATATTGTCGCCACCGAGCGCGGTGTCGAGGCGCTGCGCACCACCATTATTTTTGGGATGTGGTCGATCATTCCCTATTTTATTTACCTGGCGTCGCTGTGGTTTTTTACCGGAATGATGCGGGTGCCCTTCGCGCTGATCGCGGCGGTAGGGTGCTGGAGTATTAGCGCCTGGTTGCTGATTTTATGCTGGACCCGGTTGCATTAG